One window from the genome of Mauremys mutica isolate MM-2020 ecotype Southern chromosome 4, ASM2049712v1, whole genome shotgun sequence encodes:
- the LOC123369238 gene encoding serine protease 27-like, whose translation MGHLRSPLALALLALTLLQGCGQPRISSRIVGGGDAARGRWPWQVSIQYNRQHFCGGSLISAQWVVSAAHCFQFSFPQSAYRVTLGEHQLSNPSPSRVSSPVRQILVHPDYNRGTRSADIALVQLTEPVRYTDEILPVCLPGPSDSFPGNHTCWVTGWGTTASAVSLPPPKTLQEVQVQLIDTAACNALYNIDPAPNIGRDPVKPDMICAGYAEGQRDSCQGDSGGPLACDHNGTWFLMGVVSWGDGCGQPSRPGVYVRTVAYGEWIWGHVVSGGQATSMENSTSGVNDARSSFSTYTLLFTTLLMSL comes from the exons ATGGGGCATCTCCGCTCCCCACTGGCCCTAGCACTGCTGGCGCTGACCctgctgcagg GGTGCGGCCAGCCCAGAATCTCCAGCCGaattgttgggggaggggacgccGCAAGGGGCCGGTGGCCGTGGCAGGTCAGCATCCAGTACAATAGACAGCACTTCTGTGGTGGGTCCCTCATCTCAGCCCAGTGGGTTGTGTCAGCAGCTCATTGCTTCCAATT ctctttCCCCCAGTCTGCCTATCGTGTGACCCTCGGGGAGCACCAGCTGTCcaacccctccccgagccgggtcTCATCCCCTGTGCGCCAGATCCTCGTCCACCCCGATTACAACAGGGGGACCCGTTCCGCCGACATTGCCCTTGTGCAGCTCACGGAGCCAGTGCGATACACCGACGAAATCCTCCCCGTCTGCTTGCCAGGCCCTTCCGACTCCTTCCCTGGCAACCACACGTGCTGGGTCACCGGCTGGGGGACAACAGCTTCTGCGG TCTCTCTCCCGCCCCCCAAGACGCTGCAGGAGGTTCAGGTCCAGCTGATCGACACTGCAGCCTGCAACGCCCTCTACAACATCGACCCGGCCCCGAACATCGGCAGGGACCCCGTCAAACCCGACATGATCTGTGCCGGCTACGCCGAAGGGCAGAGGGACTCCTGCCAG GGTGACTCTGGGGGGCCGCTGGCCTGTGACCACAATGGGACCTGGTTCCTGATGGGGGTTGTGAGTTGGGGGGACGGCTGTGGCCAACCCAGTCGTCCCGGTGTCTATGTCCGGACAGTGGCCTACGGCGAATGGATATGGGGGCACGTGGTGTCCGGGGGCCAAGCCACATCCATGGAGAACAGCACCTCTGGAGTAAATGACGCCAGATCCTCCTTCAGCACCTACACGCTTCTCTTCACCACTCTGCTGATGTCACTGTGA
- the LOC123370528 gene encoding serine protease 33-like, with the protein MAGLCSQLAALLLLLVLLPSPVHGAEESQDQPVFSRITGGQDAQEGRWPWQVSVQEYDVKKNEYDHICGGSLISAQWVVSAAHCFSRHLSESSYCVNLGEYQLPNASRTCISSPVRRFISHPDYNQSPFFADIALVQLMEPVNFTDTIRPVSLLGPSTQFPAGEKCWVTGWGNTGPECKDALQPPQTLQEVQVPLVDVSTCREHFREQSHWIQDDMLCTGARGDPNGPCKFDSGGPLVCQRNGSFVLTGIISWGRNSSPPLPKVYVQVPVYVNWIQNVTGGAGLSIVSPAVLSAGTASTTPPGPCSNGLVCSCLALALAAPLLAGLLLPAL; encoded by the exons ATGGcgggactctgctcccagctggccgCGTTGCTCCtgttgctggtgctgctgccgtCCCCAGTGCATG GTGCTGAGGAGAGTCAAGACCAGCCAG TGTTCAGCCGTATCACAGGGGGGCAGGATGCACAGGAGGGTCGATGGCCCTGGCAGGTCAGTGTGCAGGAATATGATGTCAAAAAAAATGAATACGACCACATCTGTGGAGGATCCCTCATCTCAGCCCAGTGGGTGGTGTCAGCCGCTCACTGCTTCAGTCG ccatCTCAGTGAATCTAGTTATTGCGTGAACCTGGGGGAGTACCAGCTCCCCAATGCCTCCCGCACCTGCATCTCGTCCCCCGTGCGTCGCTTCATCAGCCACCCCGACTACAACCAGAGCCCGTTCTTCGCCGACATCGCCCTGGTGCAGCTGATGGAACCTGTCAACTTCACAGACACCATCCGCCCCGTCTCCCTGCTGGGCCCCTCCACCCAGTTCCCAGCCGGGGAAAAGTGCTGGGTCACGGGCTGGGGGAATACCGGGCCAGAGTGTAAAg ATGCACTTCAGCCACCCCAGACTCTCCAGGAGGTGCAGGTTCCTCTCGTCGATGTGTCGACCTGCAGAGAACACTTTAGGGAACAGAGCCACTGGATCCAAGATGACATGCTGTGCACTGGGGCCAGGGGTGACCCTAATGGCCCCTGCAAG TTTGACTCCGGGGGGCCTCTGGTCTGTCAAAGGAACGGCAGCTTCGTCCTGACGGGGATCATCAGCTGGGGCAGAAACTCCTCACCCCCGCTCCCCAAGGTGTACGTCCAGGTCCCAGTCTATGTCAACTGGATCCAGAATGTCACGGGTGGCGCTGGCCTCTCCATCGTCTCTCCTGCCGTACTCAGTGCCGGTACCGCCAGTACCACCCCGCCGGGGCCCTGCAGCAACGGCTTAGTCTGCTCATGCCTAGCGCTGGCTCTGGCTGCACCGCTCcttgctgggctgctgctgccggCCCTGTGA